From the Paenibacillus sp. FSL H8-0548 genome, one window contains:
- a CDS encoding GGDEF domain-containing protein — translation MQLGFKAKLMTIMGIFSILLTLSVSSVNQHRLKNSLIESYKRESILVEDTIVTAVAAADKAFRISEKELEKDMRAYSNTLLQKYSAIPDVASWNYQALKKELGGMDVYIIDESLTIIHSSFTKDIGLNFKADGDAPDSFSQLLEERIKGSSFVSDGLDQETNSGKIKKYSYMPTPDHKYLIELGVYLEDTPMFQSIDFMGILNGLIEKYKYINDITIYTTTGKSIGKTGEDGKSIVIANENRRFFDKAFHDSEIQEVHGQGNGYPIFYRYVPYTIQFDINYVRFTDQRMIEIVYNQQELQQNLKLNKQIFSLQLAATILIALIISYIITRLVARPMYLASHDVLTGLSNRATFENALIAIMEKNKRKQKLTALLHIDLDHFKVVNDSLGHDAGDLFLKEVGKRIRAAVHDPNDITARLGGDEFVVILSNIADTQAALQIAEHIIATLKLPIEIQGIDVVNDFSTTASIGIAVAPEHAQDSDALYTCADQALYYAKRSGKNTFSLYQESMAPETDF, via the coding sequence TGTCACTGCTGTAGCTGCGGCTGACAAAGCTTTTAGAATATCAGAAAAAGAATTGGAAAAAGACATGCGGGCCTATTCCAATACATTATTGCAAAAATATAGCGCAATTCCCGATGTCGCCAGCTGGAACTATCAAGCTCTCAAAAAAGAATTAGGCGGTATGGATGTTTATATCATCGATGAGTCCCTTACAATAATTCACAGCAGCTTTACCAAGGATATTGGCCTAAACTTCAAAGCGGATGGCGACGCCCCTGACTCCTTCTCACAACTGCTCGAGGAGAGGATCAAGGGAAGCAGCTTCGTATCGGATGGTCTGGATCAGGAGACGAATTCAGGAAAAATCAAAAAATATAGCTATATGCCTACCCCTGATCACAAATATTTAATAGAGCTAGGCGTATATCTTGAGGATACTCCGATGTTCCAATCCATTGATTTCATGGGAATCTTGAACGGTCTCATTGAAAAATACAAATATATTAACGATATTACGATCTATACAACAACCGGAAAATCGATTGGAAAAACGGGCGAGGATGGAAAATCGATTGTTATTGCCAACGAAAACAGACGTTTTTTCGACAAGGCGTTCCATGACTCAGAGATACAAGAGGTGCACGGACAAGGGAATGGCTATCCTATCTTTTATCGTTATGTACCGTATACCATCCAATTCGACATTAATTATGTTCGTTTTACTGACCAGCGCATGATTGAAATTGTATATAATCAGCAGGAGCTTCAACAAAATCTCAAGCTAAATAAACAAATATTTTCACTTCAGCTAGCAGCGACAATTTTGATTGCGCTCATCATCTCTTATATTATAACGAGGCTCGTAGCAAGGCCCATGTACTTGGCCTCTCATGATGTGCTCACTGGTCTATCCAACCGTGCAACCTTTGAGAACGCCCTAATTGCAATTATGGAGAAAAATAAAAGAAAACAGAAGCTTACCGCACTGCTTCACATTGATCTTGATCATTTCAAAGTTGTTAACGATTCGCTGGGTCATGATGCCGGAGATCTATTTCTCAAGGAGGTCGGCAAACGTATTCGCGCTGCAGTCCACGATCCAAATGATATCACAGCACGGCTAGGCGGTGATGAGTTCGTCGTCATTTTAAGTAATATTGCCGATACCCAGGCAGCCTTGCAAATTGCAGAGCATATTATTGCTACGCTTAAGCTTCCTATTGAAATTCAAGGCATCGATGTCGTCAACGATTTCAGCACGACAGCATCGATCGGTATCGCAGTTGCTCCCGAGCATGCACAGGATTCTGATGCGCTGTATACCTGTGCCGATCAAGCGCTTTATTACGCCAAGCGCAGCGGTAAAAATACGTTCAGCTTATATCAGGAAAGCATGGCCCCTGAAACTGACTTCTAA